A part of Aegilops tauschii subsp. strangulata cultivar AL8/78 chromosome 2, Aet v6.0, whole genome shotgun sequence genomic DNA contains:
- the LOC109739861 gene encoding SKP1-like protein 1 yields MAAEEGEKKMITLKSSDGEEFQVEEAVAMESQTIRHMIEDDCADNGIPLPNVDSKILSKIIEYCKKHVQANASSSTSTAAAAPAEDLKSFDADFVKVDQATLFDLILAANYLNIKGLLDLTCQTVADMIKGKTPEEIRKTFNIKNDFTPEEEAEIRRENQWAFE; encoded by the coding sequence ATGGCGGCCGAGGAAGGCGAGAAGAAGATGATCACGCTCAAGAGCTCGGACGGTGAGGAGTTTCAGGTCGAGGAGGCGGTCGCCATGGAGTCGCAGACCATCCGCCACATGATCGAGGACGACTGCGCCGACAACGGCATCCCGCTCCCCAACGTCGACTCCAAGATCCTCTCCAAGATCATCGAGTACTGCAAGaagcacgtccaggccaacgCCAGCTCCTCCACCTCTACtgcagccgccgcccccgccgagGACCTCAAGAGCTTTGACGCCGACTTCGTTAAGGTCGACCAGGCCACCCTCTTCGACCTCATCCTGGCCGCAAACTACCTCAACATCAAGGGATTGCTCGACCTTACTTGCCAGACTGTTGCCGACATGATCAAGGGAAAGACTCCCGAGGAGATCCGCAAGACTTTCAACATCAAGAATGACTTCACACCCGAGGAGGAGGCCGAGATCCGCAGGGAGAACCAGTGGGCTTTTGAGTAG